The DNA window GAAGGGGAAGGGGTAGCCGTAAGCGTCCTCAAGCAGTTGGGCGTGAGCTTAGAACGCGTGCGCACCCAGACGGCGCGCAGCATTCTGCAATCGCAGGTGCAACAGACGAAGGAGAAGCGCAAGGGTGAGTCCAAGACGCCATTAATGGACCAGCTTGGGATAGACTTGACAAGCCTGGCCGAGGAAGGAAAACTGGATCCTATCATTGGGCGTACCAAAGAGATCGAGCGGGTCATTCAGATCCTCAGCCGGCGTACTAAAAACAACCCGGCGCTGATCGGTGAGCCCGGGGTGGGCAAGACTGCCATCGTGGAGGGATTAGCCCAACGTATCGTCGCCGGCGATGCGCCAGAGCCGCTGCTTAACAAGCGGGTGCTGATGCTTGATGTCGGCTCCCTAGTAGCTGGCACAATGTATCGAGGCCAGTTCGAGGAGCGGCTGAAGAAGGTCATTGAGGAGATCAAGAACTCTGAAAGCATCCTCTTTATTGATGAGGTGCACATGCTGGTGGGCGCTGGTGCAGCTGGCAGCAGTGTGGATGCCGCTAACATCCTCAAACCCGCCCTAGCTCGCGGCGAGTTGCAGTGTATTGGCGCCACCACCTTAGATGAATATCGCAAGTATATCGAGAGCGATGCTGCCTTGGAGCGCCGCTTCCAACCCGTTTTGGTAGAAGAGCCCACTCTTGAGGAGACTATCGAGATCCTGCGGGGCATTCGCTCCCGCTACGAGGAGCACCATAAGCTCGAGATCACTGATGAGGCGATCGAGGCGGCTGTGCGTTTGAGCGCCCGTTATGTGCCCGATCGTTTTCTGCCTGACAAGGCGATTGATTTGATTGACGAGGCGGCCAGCCGCGTACGCATATACAAAACTCCTTACGCCGACTCGCTCCGGGAAACGTATGTCAGCCTTAAGGCGCTCCAAAAAGAGAAGGAGGAGGCTTTAGAGACACAACGTTATGACGACGCGATTGATCTGCGCTACCGCGAAGTGGAACTCCAACAGAAACTCGAGAGCCTTCGCCGCGGCTGGGAGTCGCTGGCTAACCGCCCGAAGGTGACGGCGGATGACATCGCTGAAGTGGTGTCGATGTGGACGGGCATCCCTGTGCACCGCATAGCTGGAGAGGAGTCCGAGCGGCTATTGGAGATGGAAAAGGCGCTCCATGAGCGCGTGGTTGGCCAGGACGAGGCCATCGAAACCATCTCGAAAGCGGTGCGAAGAGCCCGCACCGGGCTGAAAGACCCCAAACGCCCCATCGGCACGTTTATCTTCCTGGGCCCCACCGGCGTCGGCAAAACGCATCTGGCTAAGGTTCTGGCCGAATTCCTCTTCGGCTCCGAAGAAGCCCTCATTAAACTGGACATGAGCGAGTTCATGGAACGGCACAACGTTAGCCGTCTGGTAGGCGCTCCCCCCGGTTATATCGGTTACGAGGAGGGCGGCCAACTGACGGAAGCGGTGCGTCGTCGTCCATATAGCGTGATCCTGCTGGATGAGATTGAGAAGGCTCACCCCGAGGTCTTTAATATCCTCCTGCAGATTATGGAGGACGGACATCTGACCGATGCCAAAGGCCGGCGTGTGGACTTCCGCAACACCATTATCATTATGACCTCGAATGTGGGGGCCAAGCTGATTAACCGGGCCGGCCCGCTCGGGTTCGCGATCAGTAAGGATGAGGCGAAGACGCAGGAGGAGCGATATAAAGAGCTCCGAGAGCGGGTCATGGAGGCGCTGAAGAACACCTTCCGCCCGGAGTTCTTGAATCGCTTGGACGGGGTGATCGTGTTCCGGCCGCTCTCGCGTGATCAGATCAAGCAGATTGTAGACCTGGAGCTGAAGCGGGTTCGCATGCTCTTGAGTGAGCACGAAATGGAACTGGAGATCACTGAGGCGGCCAAGGACAAGCTCGCCCAGGAGGGGTATGACCCCGACTTTGGCGCTCGCCCGCTGCGACGCGTGATCCAGCGAGAGATCGAGGATGCCCTCTCGGAGGGGATCCTGGCAGGACGGTTTAAAGCCGGCGATCGGATTCTGGTGGATTTGAACCCAGAAGGCAAGCTAGAGCTAAAGGTCATGGAAGCGCGCAGATCCGATGCGGATGGCGGCTCTGACCTTGATGACAGCACGTCCCATATGCTTGAGGCGATCCTGCGCTGATTGATGAGCGGAGAAAGAGCAAGCAGGAGGCAAGACGGATATCTTGCCTCCTGTTTGTTTGTGAAGCCTTCTCTAGCGAGTAGGTAGGTCGAACTATTGAGCTACAAGATGATAGATCTTTCCATCGCTGTAGCCCACGACGTAAATCTCCCCTGCTGCATCTTCGCCAAAGGAGCTGATCTGCACTGAGGACTTCAACAACAGCTCCATCCTCCACTGGCCCGAAGGCTCACGACGCAGTCCCCAGATACGGCCTGAGCAGTAGTCTCCGAAGAAATAGATGCCGACTAGTGACGGGTAGCGCGTGCCGCGGTAGACATACCCGCCGGTGATGGAACATCCCTGCGAGTGATCATACTCAGCGATAGGGAGCACTAGCCCGCTGGGATCGCAGCCAGTAGCCGGCTCGAAGCAGTGACTACCTTCCATCCGATCCCAGCCGTAGTTCTCGCCGCCGAGGCTCTCCGCCGGTTGGAAGTTTACCTCTTCATACTTGTTTTGCCCTACATCTGCGATGAAAAGGTCGCCTGTGGCTCGATCGAACGAGAAGCGCCAGGGATTACGCAGCCCTAACGCCCAGATCTCAGGGCGCGCCTCGGGCTGGCCGATAAAGGGATTATCAGGCGGGATCGCGTAAGCCTCCGGTGCGCTTACGTCGATACGCAACAGTTTCCCCAGCAACACGTTCAAGTTCTGCGCGTTGCCCCAGGGGTCTCCAGCGCGGCCGCCATCGCCCATGCCGATGTAAAGATAGCCGTCGGGGCCGAACTGGAGCTGGCCGCCGTTGTGGTTCTCCGCGGGCTGATCAATCTGCAGCAGGATCTGCTCACTCGTGGGATCGCCCTGGTTAGGGTCATCAGCCAACACCCGGTAGCGAACGATGACCGTGTCACCACGTCGGTCAGTATAATTCACGTAGAAGACGCCGCTAACGGCGAAATCAGGCGGGAAGGCGACGCTCAGGAGCCCTTGCTCGCTGCCCGTTGAGCCAACTCGATCGGTGATGTCAAGGAATGGTTGGGACTGAGTCTGTCCGCGCTTGATTAGTTGGATGCGGCCTACCCTTTCTACCACGAACAGCCGATTGGCATCTCCAGCATGGGCTACGTACACTGGCTGCTGGAACCCGGAGAACGCCAACTCCAGAGCAATCGTGGGAGGGAACGGAGCCGCGATAGGCGTGGGAGGAGTTACCTGGATCAAGGGCAGCAATTGCCTGTGGGTAAGCGTCGTCGAAAATGAAGACTGCAAGGGAGTAAGGGGAGCGGCCGCGGTGGACAAAGCCGTGGGCGTAGGGGCTGATAGGATGGGCTGCGAGGTCTCTGCGGGCAGTGCACAAGCAGCGATCATCAGCCATAAGCTGGCCAATAGAAGACCATAGTCGTATTTCGAGGTCATCCGGTCGCTCCTCAGCTTATTGTTGGGGAGTGTTTTCGGCTAGGCTGAAATCTCTGCCGATAACGATTTCCATATCGCGCGAAGGCGTAGCGATTGTGCCGCTCATGTCCTGAACCTCTACCTGGCCGAGTAGGGTCTGAAGCCGGGTAAGGGTGTGCGGTTTACGTACGAAAACCCGTATGAGTGCATGGGAATAGGTAGATCGCTCCGCTTTGCCCACTTCTACGATCTGGAAGCCCTGGAATTTCAGCCAATCGGCGACGCGTTGGGCCATTAGGGGATTATCCGCACCGTCCAACACGGCGATGCGCGCCTGTTCGATAGCTAGCTCGTTTTGCACCTGAGACGTGGAGGTCTCGGTCAGGTGGGCGGTCTCCTCGCTCACCTCGGTCAAAGGCAGATCGCCAAACATCTCATCCATCAACGGACGGATGGCATCCCGATTGGGGATCAGCACATAGCCGATATCGGGGTCATTGCGTTCCTCGCCTAGGGTGCGGTCAATCACGAGTTGCTCAATGTGATCCAGGTCGAGATGGCGCGCCAAATTGGCTAGGGTCACCATTCTATCTAAAGGAATATCTGTCTCCACGTTGTCAGCGAACGTCTGCATGAGTTGAGGCAATCGCAGAATAAGCGAGGGGAGCATGTCCGCTCGCATGATCTGCTCTTTAGTAGCCAGCAGCACCTGTTGCTGGCGGCGCGCCCGGCCATAGTCATCGTCTCCATGGCGCGTGCGCGCGTATTTTAGCGCTAAGTCCCCGTTCATGTGATGCTGGCCAGCCGGGATGAAAAGCGGGTCGTAACCATAGTTATCGTCAGGGAAGGTGGGGTCATTGATATCGCGCGGCACGTAGATATCTATCCCGCCGATGAGGTCGATCAGCCGCCGAAAGCCGTCAAAGTTGACCTTGACATAGTAGTGCACAGGGTAGCCGATCAGCTCGCTAACCGTCTGTTTGGCTAATGCGGCGCCTCCCCCTGGATAACCGTGCTGCTCTCCCACGACATAGGCTGTGTTGATCTTGCCGAACATCTCGTATCCAGGGATGCGCACCCAAAGGTCGCGTGGGATAGAAAGCATGCCCACCCGTCCGGTTGCTGGGTTGATGGTCACCACGATCAGTGTGTCGGTACGCGAGGGACCGCGCTCGCCGGGGCGTTGATCCACGCCCATCAGCAGGATATTCACCCGTTCCTTACGCCCCGGCTCCCAGGCGGGGATGGTAGGGATGGCGCCAGGGGCCGGTGGCGGAGTTAACATCGCTCCGGAGGCGCCTGGTAGGACTCCGCCAGCGATGGCCGTAGTGGTTGAGGACATCGCACTGGGGGCACTAGCGATGGTCGCGCGAGCCCATTGGTAGAGCAGATAGCTGGAATACGAGAACGCTAGGAGAAACGAGGCCAGCAAAAAGCCAAGCAACAAGCCTGGCCAGATCGGAGTGGGCTCTTGTAGCGGCCAGGGCGATGGCTCAGTATCCAGTTCCTGAAGATGAGGCCTGTCGTTCATACAGTGGCGATTATATCACAACGGTTTAGGGGAGGCCAAAGTGTGCCTGGGCCGGTGATCAGAGGCTATGGGCTCTCTTCGGGGGGAAGTTGTGCCTTATAGAGTCCTTTGCCAGTCAAGATGTATACCGCCTTTTCCACTTCGTCCATGAAGAGGCTGCGCAGATCCTGCAACAGTTTCGGATCTGACGGCCTCATTTGGCGTAGGAATCGGCCATTCTTATCGAACTCGATAATGCGTCCATCTTCCGCGTCGCCGATGTAGAGGCGCCCTGTGAATGAGCCCTCGTTGAGGCCGGCCACGATCGCAGCCGGCGCGCGCAGGCGACCGGGGAATCCAGTTAATTCGAAGGGCTGTGGCTTGCCCTGGAAGAATTTAAGCACGCGCCCATTCGCGAAGAGGATCCAGATGTTACCATTGATGCTGAAATCCATCGCTCCCTTTAAATCCACGTTCCCAGCGATCTCAGGGGCGAAATACGGCTCAGGTGGGCTGGAATAGCCATCATCGGTAGGAGTATAACGCAGGATGGTATTAGCCTGGGTATCCATTAGGTATAACCGACCAAAGTAAGTGCTCACCTTTTGCGGATAGCGCCAGGTCTCAGCTGCGGCGATAGGGACCGCACTAAGGCCGAGGTTTTCCAGCCATTGCCAGAGGTTGCCGCTGGCATCTAAGATCAAGAGCGCGCTGGCCTTCCGGCCATTACCGGCCGGCACCCATGCCATATCTATCAGCTCACCCACAGTCTGGCCGCCTAGCACCTGCCCTTTGCGCAATAGTGGCTCTTGGCCCACTTCCGTAACGGAGTCCCCCAATTCGCTTAGCCGATAATGATCCACTTGATCGAGCCCGCGATCTAACACGAACACGTTATCGCCGCTCACAATCACGCGTCCCGGATCGCGATCGCTAGCGCCAAACTCTTTGAGGGTGAACACCAAATACAACGGCTGTACTTGGTCAATGGAATCCAGATGCTCCTGGATGCGTAGACGCAGTTGTTGGACTTCTGGAGAACCCGGGCGTAGCCGCTCTGCCTCATCCAGCAAGGCGTTCCCTTGATTCAACAGGTCACGGGCGGTAGCTGGATCGTTACGGCTAGCAGCAGCGGTGGCCTGGACCTGTGCCTGGTCTATAAGCGCGCGAAACTGTTGCGCGCGAGCTACGCCTTGTTGCCAGTAGATCACCCCCACTAGGCCGGCGGTCAGCAGGGGAATCCACAGCGCTAGGATAAAGGCCAGATATGACCGAGCACGTCGCGGTTGGGAGCTCGGTGCTTTCTCTCGTGTGGGCTGGCGGCCCTTCTTCAGTGGAGCATAAGAACGTTCTCCAGAAGGCCTAGGGGGCCTTTCGGCTTTGGTCACCTTCGAGACATCTTGGATCGGCTTCGGACGGCGCGGCCAGAGGCTGGGCAGCCGAAAGGAACGCCACGATCTCACAGTGTGCTGCCCCTCTGCTACAGACTGGTGAGGTAATGACTCTGGCTCGGGCATCTCTGCTTGAAGAGGTACCGTCTCCGTAAGGGCCGGCCGAGGCTCTACGTCATCCTTGACTTCTTCAACGGGTTCCTCCGGCTTAGCCTGGCGTGTTGTTGAGTCGGGCGCGGTCTGAATAGCGATAACTAAGGCGGCTAATCCTGTTTCCTGAGCCACCTCCCGTAAGTAGCCCACACCGAGCTCCAAATCCGGAGCGGCGATGATGGCTGCCAAGGTCGTAGCCGGGATATGATCCAGCCAGTCGGCATTGGCTAGAAGCAGTGTGGTATCGCCGCGCAGCGAGGTCTGGAAGAACTGGATCTCGGGTAGTTCATCATTGCCCAGGTACGTGCCATTCTGAGCGACCTCGGCTGGGAACTGGTCCACTTTATCGGGATGGGCGATGAAGGAGAGCCCAGGGCCGGCGTGCATTAGGAAGAGATCGCTTTCGCGCACCACTAGGCACGTTAGGCTACCTCGCCACACGGCCTGGGGAGTGACAGCATTAGCCCTCCGGATCACGCCGTGAGCAGCCAGGATAGCCTGGTTCAGGCTGCTGGTAACCGAGCCAGCCATCTGCTCATAGTATACCGCTTGCACTGTATTAAGAACTTGGCGATAC is part of the Anaerolineae bacterium genome and encodes:
- a CDS encoding ATP-dependent Clp protease ATP-binding subunit; translation: MSDKLDRFTKRARRVLQLAQDEAQRLNHSYIGTEHLLLGLVKEENGVAVKVLRELGVDPVQVIRAVERTVGRGDRAPFTRPVLSPRTKRVIELAIEEARLMGHHYIGTEHLLLGLVREGEGVAVSVLKQLGVSLERVRTQTARSILQSQVQQTKEKRKGESKTPLMDQLGIDLTSLAEEGKLDPIIGRTKEIERVIQILSRRTKNNPALIGEPGVGKTAIVEGLAQRIVAGDAPEPLLNKRVLMLDVGSLVAGTMYRGQFEERLKKVIEEIKNSESILFIDEVHMLVGAGAAGSSVDAANILKPALARGELQCIGATTLDEYRKYIESDAALERRFQPVLVEEPTLEETIEILRGIRSRYEEHHKLEITDEAIEAAVRLSARYVPDRFLPDKAIDLIDEAASRVRIYKTPYADSLRETYVSLKALQKEKEEALETQRYDDAIDLRYREVELQQKLESLRRGWESLANRPKVTADDIAEVVSMWTGIPVHRIAGEESERLLEMEKALHERVVGQDEAIETISKAVRRARTGLKDPKRPIGTFIFLGPTGVGKTHLAKVLAEFLFGSEEALIKLDMSEFMERHNVSRLVGAPPGYIGYEEGGQLTEAVRRRPYSVILLDEIEKAHPEVFNILLQIMEDGHLTDAKGRRVDFRNTIIIMTSNVGAKLINRAGPLGFAISKDEAKTQEERYKELRERVMEALKNTFRPEFLNRLDGVIVFRPLSRDQIKQIVDLELKRVRMLLSEHEMELEITEAAKDKLAQEGYDPDFGARPLRRVIQREIEDALSEGILAGRFKAGDRILVDLNPEGKLELKVMEARRSDADGGSDLDDSTSHMLEAILR
- a CDS encoding PQQ-dependent sugar dehydrogenase, whose amino-acid sequence is MTSKYDYGLLLASLWLMIAACALPAETSQPILSAPTPTALSTAAAPLTPLQSSFSTTLTHRQLLPLIQVTPPTPIAAPFPPTIALELAFSGFQQPVYVAHAGDANRLFVVERVGRIQLIKRGQTQSQPFLDITDRVGSTGSEQGLLSVAFPPDFAVSGVFYVNYTDRRGDTVIVRYRVLADDPNQGDPTSEQILLQIDQPAENHNGGQLQFGPDGYLYIGMGDGGRAGDPWGNAQNLNVLLGKLLRIDVSAPEAYAIPPDNPFIGQPEARPEIWALGLRNPWRFSFDRATGDLFIADVGQNKYEEVNFQPAESLGGENYGWDRMEGSHCFEPATGCDPSGLVLPIAEYDHSQGCSITGGYVYRGTRYPSLVGIYFFGDYCSGRIWGLRREPSGQWRMELLLKSSVQISSFGEDAAGEIYVVGYSDGKIYHLVAQ
- a CDS encoding LCP family protein, giving the protein MNDRPHLQELDTEPSPWPLQEPTPIWPGLLLGFLLASFLLAFSYSSYLLYQWARATIASAPSAMSSTTTAIAGGVLPGASGAMLTPPPAPGAIPTIPAWEPGRKERVNILLMGVDQRPGERGPSRTDTLIVVTINPATGRVGMLSIPRDLWVRIPGYEMFGKINTAYVVGEQHGYPGGGAALAKQTVSELIGYPVHYYVKVNFDGFRRLIDLIGGIDIYVPRDINDPTFPDDNYGYDPLFIPAGQHHMNGDLALKYARTRHGDDDYGRARRQQQVLLATKEQIMRADMLPSLILRLPQLMQTFADNVETDIPLDRMVTLANLARHLDLDHIEQLVIDRTLGEERNDPDIGYVLIPNRDAIRPLMDEMFGDLPLTEVSEETAHLTETSTSQVQNELAIEQARIAVLDGADNPLMAQRVADWLKFQGFQIVEVGKAERSTYSHALIRVFVRKPHTLTRLQTLLGQVEVQDMSGTIATPSRDMEIVIGRDFSLAENTPQQ